A portion of the Lolium rigidum isolate FL_2022 chromosome 1, APGP_CSIRO_Lrig_0.1, whole genome shotgun sequence genome contains these proteins:
- the LOC124683063 gene encoding acyl-[acyl-carrier-protein] desaturase 7, chloroplastic-like, producing the protein MLARFGYTSSCKPASSSSYCCKPSAAATMNTSWRCRSAVSSRAGSTAMVAARREEEEEWRRYLAPERLEVLAHLEPWAEAHMLPLLKPADEVWQPSDMLPDAAALGADGFHAACLDLRARAEGVPDAQLVCLVGNMVTEEALPTYQSMSNRFEATRDTTGADGTAWARWIRGWSAEENRHGDVLSRYMSLSGRLDMRQVERTVHRLIASGMAMHAPASAYHGFVYVAFQERATSISHGNTARQVGAHGDVALARICGAIAADEKRHEAAYTRVVAKIFEVDPDAAVRAMAYMMRRRITMPAALMDDGRDADLFAHYAAAAQQAGVYTASDYRGILEHLIGQWRVEELAEGLSGEGRRARDYVCALPEKIRRMEEKAHDRAGRARKEPTPVPFSWIFDRPVSVVMP; encoded by the exons ATGTTAGCTAGGTTCGGCTACACGTCGTCATGCAAACCAGCCAGCAGCAGCAGCTACTGCTGCAAGCCATCAGCAGCAGCAACGATGAACACCAGCTG GAGGTGTCGGAGCGCGGTGAGTAGCAGAGCAGGATCGACGGCCATGGTGGCCgcccggcgggaggaggaggaggaatggcGGAGGTATCTTGCGCCGGAGAGGCTGGAGGTGCTGGCGCATCTGGAGCCGTGGGCGGAGGCGCACATGCTGCCGCTGCTGAAGCCGGCGGACGAGGTGTGGCAGCCGTCGGACATGCTCCCGGACGCGGCGGCGCTGGGCGCGGACGGGTTCCACGCGGCGTGCCTGGACCTGCGCGCCAGGGCGGAGGGCGTGCCCGACGCGCAGCTGGTGTGCCTGGTGGGGAACATGGTGACGGAGGAGGCGCTCCCCACGTACCAGAGCATGTCGAACCGCTTCGAGGCCACCCGCGACACCACGGGCGCCGACGGCACGGCCTGGGCGCGGTGGATCCGCGGCTGGTCCGCCGAGGAGAACCGGCACGGCGACGTGCTGAGCCGCTACATGTCCCTGTCCGGCCGGCTGGACATGCGGCAGGTGGAGCGCACCGTGCACCGCCTCATCGCGTCCGGGATGGCCATGCACGCGCCGGCGTCCGCCTACCACGGCTTCGTGTACGTGGCCTTCCAGGAGCGCGCCACCTCCATCTCCCACGGCAACACGGCGCGCCAGGTGGGCGCGCACGGGGACGTGGCGCTGGCGCGCATCTGCGGCGCCATCGCCGCCGACGAGAAGCGGCACGAGGCGGCCTACACCCGCGTGGTGGCCAAGATCTTCGAGGTCGACCCGGACGCGGCCGTGCGCGCCATGGCGTACATGATGCGGCGCCGGATCACCATGCCGGCCGCGCTCATGGACGACGGGCGCGACGCCGACCTGTTCGCGCACTACGCCGCGGCCGCGCAGCAGGCCGGGGTGTACACGGCGTCCGACTACCGCGGCATCCTGGAGCACCTGATCGGGCAGTGGCGGGTGGAGGAGCTGGCGGAGGGGCTGTCCGGCGAGGGGAGGCGCGCGCGGGACTACGTGTGCGCGCTGCCGGAGAAGATCCGGAGGATGGAAGAGAAGGCGCACGACAGGGCGGGCAGGGCGCGCAAGGAGCCCACGCCGGTCCCGTTTAGCTGGATCTTCGATAGGCCTGTCAGTGTCGTCATGCCTTAA
- the LOC124689114 gene encoding obg-like ATPase 1 translates to MPPKAKKDAAPAERPILGRFSSHLKIGIVGLPNVGKSTFFNIVTKLSIPAENFPFCTIEPNEARVNVPDERFDWLCKLFEPKSEVSAYLEINDIAGLVRGASAGEGLGNAFLSHIRAVDGIFHVLRAFEDSDITHIDDTVDPVRDLETISQELRLKDIEFVQAKIDDLEKQMKRSNDKQLKIEHELCQRVMAHLQDGKDIRLGDWKTLEIEILNTFQLLTAKPVVYLVNMSEKDYLRKKNKFLPKIHAWVQEHGGETIIPFSCAFEQKLVDMPADEAAKYCAENQTVSLIPKIIKTGFSAIHLIYFFTAGPDEVKCWQIRKQSKAPQAAGAIHTDFERGFICAEVMKFEDLKELGTESAVKAAGKYRQEGKTYVVQDGDIIFFKFNVSGGGKK, encoded by the exons ATGCCGCCCAAGGCGAAGAAGGACGCCGCGCCGGCGGAGCGCCCCATCCTCGGCCGCTTCTCCTCCCATCTCAAGATCGGAATC GTTGGGTTACCCAATGTTGGCAAATCAACTTTCTTCAACATAGTAACAAAGTTGTCAATCCCAGCCGAGAACTTCCCTTTCTGTACCATTGAACCAAATGAGGCACGGGTAAATGTTCCGGACGAACGTTTTGACTGGCTTTGCAAACTTTTCGAGCCAAAGAGTGAG GTGTCTGCATATCTGGAAATCAACGACATAGCTGGACTTGTTAGGGGAGCTAGCGCAGGGGAGGGTCTGGGCAATGCCTTCTTATCCCATATTCGTGCTGTTGATGGGATCTTTCATGTCTTGA GAGCATTTGAAGACTCAGATATCACTCATATCGATGATACAGTTGATCCTGTTCGTGATTTGGAAACTATTAGTCAAGAACTAAGGCTCAAG GATATAGAGTTTGTGCAAGCTAAAATTGATGACCTTGAGAAGCAAATGAAGAGGAGCAATGACAAACAGCTTAAGATAGAACATGAATTATGTCAGAGG GTCATGGCCCATCTCCAAGACGGGAAAGATATACGTCTAGGCGATTGGAAAACTCTTGAAATTGAGATCTTGAATACCTTCCAGCTGCTGACCGCTAAGCCAGTTGTTTATTTG GTGAACATGAGTGAGAAGGACTACCTGAGGAAAAagaacaagttcttaccaaagatACATGCTTG GGTGCAAGAACATGGTGGTGAAACTATTATTCCTTTCAGCTGTGCCTTTGAACAGAAACTAGTGGATATGCCAGCGGATGAAGCTGCTAAATATTGCGCTGAAAACCAGACAGTAAG TTTGATCCCCAAAATCATCAAAACTGGGTTTTCAGCAATTCATCTTATTTACTTCTTCACCGCTGGTCCTGATGAG GTCAAGTGCTGGCAAATCAGAAAGCAAAGTAAAGCCCCTCAAGCTGCTGGTGCAATTCACACTGATTTTGAAAGAGGCTTCATATGTGCTGAG GTAATGAAGTTTGAAGATCTAAAAGAGCTGGGCACCGAGTCTGCTGTCAAG GCTGCTGGAAAGTACAGGCAGGAAGGAAAGACATACGTGGTGCAGGATGGAGACATCATATTCTTCAAGTTCAATGTTTCTGGAGGTGGAAAGAAGTGA
- the LOC124683064 gene encoding AUGMIN subunit 2-like, producing the protein MAAAQKPAKRLGGMAEALAIAGDLGFPAPPAQEDQSSSDKSDDLVKVLRELTVVQRNIANLQVELQGRKDDKNIAHLTHVSEMEKKCESLARITAILKDVIQNKDRIIARLQQPYSLDCIPVEAEYQKQFSELLLKAASDYGALTASVGDFQWSQNFRESPAVWGEMLRPIPAALASCTRFFEAMSAMRESFSTLQALRVGHSSMSMTPGGASDDSKFLTPPQWREGSMLNSWKQVDDTNSESDGLDSMNQRRLSWPSSVNRDL; encoded by the exons atggcggcggcgcagAAGCCGGCGAAGCGGCTGGGCGGCATGGCGGAGGCGCTCGCCATCGCCGGGGACCTCGGCTTCCCGGCCCCTCCCGCGCAG GAAGATCAGAGCAGCTCGGACAAAAGTGATGACCTGGTTAAGGTACTAAGGGAGCTGACTGTCGTGCAACGGAATATCGCCAATTTGCAGGTGGAGCTACAAGGTAGAAAG GATGATAAAAACATTGCTCATTTGACTCATGTTAGTGAAATGGAAAAGAAGTGTGAATCTTTGGCCAGAATTACAGCTATTTTGAAAGATGTTATTCAAAACAAG GACCGCATTATTGCCCGTCTACAACAGCCTTACTCGCTTGATTGCATTCCTGTTGAAGCTGAATACCAG AAACAATTCTCAGAGCTACTTCTGAAAGCAGCAAGTGACTATGGGGCATTGACAGCATCAGTTGGAGATTTTCAATGGAGTCAGAACTTCAGAGAGTCGCCTGCTGTGTGGggt GAAATGCTACGACCGATACCAGCTGCGCTTGCATCCTGCACCCGGTTCTTTGAGGCTATGTCTGCGATGAGGGAATCATTTTCTACTCTTCAAGCATTACGCGTTGGCCACTCTTCAATGTCGATGACCCCAGGTGGCGCCAGTGACGATTCAAAGTTTTTGACGCCGCCTCAGTGGAGAGAGGGCTCGATGCTCAATAGCTGGAAGCAAGTGGACGACACAAACTCTGAAAGCGACGGACTTGACAGTATGAACCAAAGGAGGCTGTCATGGCCATCCTCCGTCAACAGGGACCTGTAG
- the LOC124683065 gene encoding equilibrative nucleotide transporter 1-like, whose protein sequence is MAGGDVEAAAAPLLPPPAGSEEAHHPPPPPEDRLGVGYLIFFTLGAGFLLPWNAYITAVDYFSYLYPGAPVDRVFSVSYMLSCLLPLLLIVLVFPKSSARARINTGLALFTLALLVVPVMDAVYVRGTPRLYGAFDVTVAATALCGVADALVQGGVIGFAGELPERYMQAVIAGTAASGVLVSAMRVLTKASYPQDAPGLRASAILYFIVGIVVMIICIVCYNVADRLPVVVYYKNLKRRAQKAEVGGGMTGSAWRSTLWSIVGTVKWYGVGVILIYGVTLSIFPGFITEDVHSEALQDWYPIMLISAYNVFDLVGKCLPAVYLPENGNLAVAGSFVRLLFIPLFYACLHGPSFFRTEVPVTILTCLLGLTNGYLTSVLMILAPKAVPIHHSETAGIVIVLFLVTGLAIGSFVAWFWVI, encoded by the exons ATGGCCGGCGGCGAcgtggaggccgcggcggcgccgctgctgccgccgccggcggggtCGGAGGAGGCGCATCACCCTCCGCCCCCGCCGGAGGACCGGCTCGGGGTGGGCTACCTCATCTTCTTCACGCTGGGCGCCGGGTTCCTGCTCCCCTGGAACGCCTACATCACCGCCGTcgactacttctcctacctctacCCGGGGGCCCCCGTCGACCGCGTCTTCTCCGTCTCCTACATGCTCTCCTGCCTGCTCCCGCTGCTCCTCATCGTGCTCGTCTTCCCCAAGTCCAGCGCCAGGGCGCGCATCAACACCGGGCTCGCCCTCTTCACGCTCGCGCTCCTCGTCGTGCCCGTCATGGACGCCGTCTACGTCAGGGGCACGCCGCGGCTCTACGGGGCCTTCGAcgtcaccgtcgccgccaccgccttgTGCGGCGTCGCAGACGCGCTCGTGCAGGGCGGGGTCATCGGCTTCGCCGGGGAGCTCCCCGAGCGGTACATGCAGGCCGTCATTGCCGGAACCGCCGCTTCAG GTGTGCTTGTCTCTGCGATGAGAGTACTTACCAAAGCAAGCTACCCTCAGGACGCCCCTGGCTTAAGGGCAAGCGCGATCCTGTACTTCATCGTCGGCATCGTGGTCATGATCATCTGCATAGTGTGCTACAATGTGGCTGACAGGCTCCCTGTGGTGGTGTACTACAAGAACCTCAAGAGGAGGGCTCAGAaggcagaggtgggcggcggcatGACGGGGTCTGCCTGGAGGTCAACCTTGTGGAGCATTGTCGGGACAGTGAAGTGGTATGGGGTGGGAGTTATTCTCATCTATGGAGTCACCCTGTCCATATTCCCGGGGTTCATCACAGAGGACGTGCACTCTGAGGCGCTCCAGGACTGGTACCCTATAATGCTCATCAGCGCCTACAACGTGTTTGATCTCGTCGGCAAGTGCCTGCCAGCGGTCTATCTCCCCGAGAACGGCAATCTCGCTGTTGCCGGGTCATTCGTGAGGCTCCTGTTTATCCCTCTCTTCTACGCTTGCCTGCACGGACCCAGCTTCTTCCGCACCGAGGTCCCGGTCACCATACTGACATGCCTCCTCGGGCTCACCAACGGGTACCTGACCTCCGTGCTCATGATCCTCGCGCCCAAGGCTGTGCCCATACACCACTCTGAGACCGCCGGAATAGTCATAGTGTTGTTCCTTGTCACTGGGCTAGCCATTGGCTCTTTTGTTGCTTGGTTCTGGGTCATCTGA
- the LOC124683066 gene encoding histone-lysine N-methyltransferase ASHR2-like: MAGEALRAADLPGRGRALLAAREILEGEVILSESPILLYPSSLASLPAYCSACFRSLPPPPHAPCPSCRAAAFCSPACAAASHPRLLCAALSRNLAAAPDAHQEALLFLLSAYSLPDPSLRALLSLSSAPSPSQQQQDAATLHAMVSSLAPPHLLPPGFSPDLTAALLSKDRTNSFSIMEPYRPDVPLEVRKTRAYAVYLRASLLNHDCLPNACHFDYADRPGPGNTDIVVRALHGISEGREVCISYFAANWRYADRQRRLLEDYGFRCECDRCQVESKWKFDDDDGDDEGGDGDDTMEEEHDKEDGVDEGMEQEEGSDGGDDDFPHSFFFVRYLCNREDCYGMLAPLPPLPNGDLSHVFECNACGQLKKEEEDDDEPDAGDSSMVN, translated from the coding sequence ATGGCCGGAGAAGCCCTCCGCGCAGCCGACCTCCCGGGCCGCGGCCGCGCGCTCCTCGCAGCCCGCGAGATCCTCGAGGGCGAGGTGATCCTCTCCGAGTCGCCCATCCTCCTCTACCCGTCCTCGCTCGCCTCCCTCCCCGCCTACTGCTCCGCCTGCTTCCGCTCCCTCCCGCCACCACCCCACGCCCCCTGCCCCTCCTGTCGCGCCGCCGCCTTCTGCTCCCCGgcctgcgccgccgcctcgcaCCCGCGCCTCCTCTGCGCCGCGCTCTCCCGCAacctcgccgccgcccccgacgCGCACCAGGaggccctcctcttcctcctctccgccTACTCGCTCCCGGACCCCTCCCTCCGCgcgctcctctccctctcctcggccCCCTCCCCGAGCCAGCAGCAGCAGGACGCCGCGACCCTCCACGCCATGGTATCCTCCCTGGCGCCGCCGCACCTGCTGCCCCCGGGCTTCTCCCCGGACCTCACGGCCGCGCTCCTCTCCAAGGACCGGACCAACAGCTTCTCCATCATGGAGCCGTACCGCCCCGACGTGCCGCTGGAGGTCCGCAAGACGCGCGCATACGCCGTGTACCTCCGCGCCTCGCTGCTCAACCACGACTGCCTGCCCAACGCCTGCCACTTCGACTACGCCGACAGGCCGGGGCCAGGGAACACCGACATCGTCGTGCGCGCGCTCCATGGCATATCGGAGGGGAGGGAGGTCTGCATCAGCTACTTCGCGGCCAATTGGAGGTACGCTGACCGGCAGCGCAGGCTGCTGGAGGACTATGGGTTCCGGTGCGAGTGTGACCGGTGTCAGGTCGAGAGCAAGTGGAagtttgatgatgatgatggtgatgatgagggTGGCGATGGGGATGACACCATGGAAGAAGAGCatgacaaggaagatggtgttgaTGAGGGGATGGAGCAAGAGGAAGggagtgatggcggtgatgacgaTTTCCCGCATTCCTTCTTCTTTGTAAGGTATCTGTGTAATCGTGAGGACTGCTATGGCATGCTTGCACCGCTGCCACCCTTGCCGAATGGTGACCTGTCCCATGTGTTTGAGTGCAATGCCTGTGGCCagctgaagaaggaagaagaggatgacgatgagcctGATGCTGGTGATTCCAGCATGGTCAATTAG
- the LOC124683067 gene encoding protein CYSTEINE-RICH TRANSMEMBRANE MODULE 13-like, with translation MSYQQGYPPPGTAAYPPPGQQQAYVAPPPVAYQQDQQYPPAGGDTTSRGGQGNGGDGFLKGCCAALCCCCLLDACF, from the exons ATGAGCTACCAGCAGG GCTACCCACCTCCGGGCACCGCAGCGTACCCTCCGCCGGGCCAGCAGCAGGCCTACGTCGCCCCGCCGCCGGTCGCCTACCAGCAGGACCAGCAGTACCCTCCTGCCGGCGGCGACACCACGAGCCGAGGCGGCCAAGGCAACGGCGGCGATGGCTTCTTGAAAGGATG TTGCGCGGcgctctgctgctgctgcctcctcgaTGCCTGCTTCTGA